A genomic window from Algoriphagus sp. Y33 includes:
- a CDS encoding IS110 family transposase, translated as MNVIKQTVGVDVAQKELVCVVGVLLDDFSVSLKARKAFANNMSGFKAFLKWAKSFTEASLDLTAVLEATGVYHEKFVHWLVGQEQQVAIVLPNKISNYMRTLSIKTITDNTAAEAIAQFGLESKLETWTPPKPIFRKLKQLTRERDQTVCERVVVANQLHAENAEAFSNANSLKRLKARKALLHKQEKEIKKEIHLLVKSDPNLEENISYMTSIPGVGELTAVIALAETNGFELVMNKRQLVSYAGLDIREKQSGTSVKGKPKISKKGNRHLRKSVHLPALCAIKNCSLYKNNFARLVGRHGIKMKAVVAVQRKILELMYILYKTKTVFELEYELKKEQQPDAATPLTV; from the coding sequence ATGAATGTGATCAAACAAACCGTTGGAGTAGATGTAGCCCAGAAGGAATTGGTCTGTGTAGTTGGGGTCCTTCTTGATGATTTTAGTGTATCTCTGAAAGCCAGAAAAGCGTTCGCAAACAACATGTCAGGATTTAAGGCTTTTCTCAAGTGGGCAAAGTCATTTACCGAAGCATCCCTAGACCTAACAGCAGTATTAGAAGCAACGGGAGTTTACCATGAGAAATTCGTCCACTGGTTGGTGGGACAAGAGCAGCAGGTTGCCATCGTTCTGCCCAACAAAATCAGTAATTACATGCGGACGTTATCCATCAAGACCATTACAGACAATACCGCCGCTGAAGCCATCGCCCAGTTTGGTCTTGAAAGTAAACTAGAGACCTGGACTCCACCAAAACCCATCTTTAGAAAACTTAAACAGCTTACCCGGGAAAGAGACCAGACCGTCTGTGAAAGGGTTGTTGTCGCCAATCAACTGCATGCCGAAAATGCAGAGGCTTTTTCGAATGCCAATAGCCTAAAACGACTAAAGGCCCGAAAAGCATTACTTCATAAACAGGAAAAGGAAATCAAGAAGGAAATCCATTTATTGGTTAAGTCCGATCCAAATCTGGAGGAGAACATCAGTTATATGACTTCAATTCCAGGTGTGGGGGAATTAACAGCAGTAATTGCTTTAGCAGAAACAAACGGGTTTGAGCTGGTCATGAACAAACGGCAGCTAGTCAGCTACGCAGGCTTGGATATAAGAGAAAAACAGTCCGGAACTTCCGTCAAAGGGAAACCCAAAATCTCTAAAAAAGGAAATAGACACCTTCGCAAATCAGTGCATTTACCAGCTCTCTGTGCCATCAAGAATTGTTCGTTATACAAGAATAACTTTGCGAGACTAGTCGGAAGACACGGTATAAAAATGAAAGCTGTCGTGGCTGTTCAGCGAAAAATCCTAGAGTTGATGTACATCCTGTATAAAACCAAAACAGTCTTTGAGCTGGAGTATGAACTAAAAAAGGAGCAACAACCTGATGCTGCTACTCCTTTAACAGTCTAG
- a CDS encoding tetratricopeptide repeat protein, whose translation MSFEKGIELYKSGKFEEALAIFDELVKATPNHTQLHLNRGRILSRLGRTGEALVEFDLITSLEPYNTDFISDRAVVLHLLARNEEALTELDRAANLDPKNPYRYSSRAYLKDRIGDLKGAIVDYQKAIELDPEDAVSHNNMGLVEEKLGYKEKSKKSFEKADDLVGYKPKETSTPSPKPSEEGSDLPKVGQKSIEKPTAPAQKNEMSFNHFLNTLGSMFTNAKTRKEFADYLKGVFGKKKSE comes from the coding sequence ATGAGCTTCGAAAAAGGAATTGAATTATATAAATCAGGGAAATTTGAGGAGGCTTTGGCCATTTTTGATGAATTGGTAAAAGCTACTCCAAACCATACGCAGCTGCATCTTAATCGTGGCAGAATACTTTCCAGACTTGGGAGAACAGGGGAAGCCTTGGTAGAGTTTGACTTGATTACATCGCTGGAACCATACAATACAGATTTTATCTCTGACAGGGCGGTGGTCTTGCACCTGCTCGCGAGAAATGAAGAAGCCCTTACTGAGCTAGACCGTGCGGCAAATCTGGATCCAAAAAATCCTTACCGCTACAGCAGCCGGGCATATTTAAAAGATCGAATCGGCGACCTGAAGGGCGCAATTGTAGATTATCAGAAAGCCATTGAGCTGGATCCCGAAGATGCAGTCTCACACAATAATATGGGACTTGTGGAGGAGAAACTAGGTTACAAGGAAAAATCAAAGAAAAGTTTCGAGAAGGCCGATGATCTAGTGGGCTATAAGCCAAAAGAAACATCTACACCAAGTCCAAAACCATCTGAAGAAGGTTCTGACTTACCTAAAGTTGGTCAAAAATCAATTGAAAAACCTACAGCCCCAGCTCAAAAGAACGAAATGTCATTTAACCATTTCTTAAATACGTTGGGTTCTATGTTCACAAATGCAAAGACACGTAAAGAATTTGCTGATTATTTAAAAGGGGTGTTTGGCAAAAAAAAGAGTGAGTAA
- the holA gene encoding DNA polymerase III subunit delta, with product MPQQPQAVLKDLKAKKFAPIYFLDGEEPFFIDQITDFIEKNAIAEHERGFNQVILYGKDSNVGLILNNARKFPMMADRQVVIVKEAQSLTDLGKEDMQKLLISYVQNPLPSTILVFAHKYKKLDGRSALYKELDKKTVYVRSEKVKDYKLTDWIEGFIKETEHSIDSRAAQLLSDSIGNNLEVLSNEIGKMLINFREPTKITSEHISKYIGINKDYNNFEFLKAIGFKDVVKANQIIHYFIQNPKANPVIPMFSLMFNYFTRIALIHQAKKSGANEQQLASLLGLPPFVVKEYMVASRNYNLGKVIDVFGYIKEADLRFKGVDSGSLSEAENLRELVYKILH from the coding sequence ATGCCCCAACAACCACAAGCTGTACTTAAGGATCTGAAAGCTAAAAAGTTTGCTCCCATATACTTTTTGGATGGGGAGGAACCTTTCTTTATTGATCAGATCACGGATTTCATAGAGAAAAATGCAATAGCCGAACATGAGCGTGGGTTTAATCAAGTAATCCTGTATGGAAAAGATTCAAATGTAGGTCTGATTCTCAATAATGCGAGGAAATTCCCAATGATGGCCGACCGGCAGGTGGTGATAGTCAAAGAAGCCCAAAGTCTCACAGATTTGGGAAAAGAGGATATGCAAAAACTCCTTATCAGCTACGTGCAAAATCCCCTTCCAAGTACCATTTTGGTTTTCGCCCATAAATACAAAAAGCTGGACGGAAGAAGTGCCCTTTATAAAGAGTTGGATAAGAAAACGGTTTATGTGCGCTCCGAGAAGGTTAAAGATTACAAGCTTACTGATTGGATAGAGGGGTTTATTAAGGAGACTGAGCATTCAATAGATTCACGTGCAGCTCAGCTTTTATCTGATTCTATCGGAAATAATCTGGAAGTGCTTTCAAATGAAATAGGTAAAATGCTTATCAATTTTCGGGAACCGACGAAAATTACTTCTGAGCATATTTCTAAGTACATAGGCATCAATAAGGATTACAATAATTTTGAATTCCTGAAAGCAATTGGTTTCAAAGATGTGGTGAAAGCAAATCAGATAATCCATTATTTCATCCAGAATCCCAAGGCAAACCCTGTGATTCCCATGTTTTCGTTGATGTTCAACTACTTTACCAGAATTGCTTTGATCCATCAGGCGAAAAAATCTGGAGCAAACGAGCAGCAGCTGGCTAGTCTTTTGGGGTTGCCTCCATTTGTAGTCAAAGAATACATGGTAGCGTCCAGAAACTATAATTTGGGCAAGGTAATTGATGTGTTCGGATACATCAAAGAGGCTGATCTTCGTTTCAAGGGAGTTGACTCCGGAAGTCTGAGCGAAGCAGAAAACCTCCGAGAGCTTGTTTACAAGATTTTGCATTGA
- a CDS encoding tetratricopeptide repeat protein — MKYHLVLLAGLGLSLEAYSQSTLYQTSPQQKLDHNLALFDKQLFSASIYDNTRLLEESVNSGQAKAAELNRAMAALQLESPDGAGLMKKYIYDHGNDPSVTTAGLYLGDHFFFKRNFAEAIESYELVDAKKLPAADQAEVLFKQGYAHFQMNQYAQAATFFDAGKALNQQASFDSYYYSGFIAMENGNTSKAISDLQTASQSPYYADKVPYLLAALYYKQGNYDQLISFAEPKLTSGQNLEKKEIIYLYLAEAYYAKKNFPKAAENYDAFINSRKGELGREEIYKAGIAQFEIKNYQRATDYLKVSASATDEIGQASSYYLAQAYLKLENYQFASTSFQSAAKSDFNMAIKEESIFNYAKVNLQKGSFQSAITALDEYVANYPSGKYRTEAENLLSEALVNTNDYLRAIEQMDKISNKSPRIREAYQKVAFYQAMVYYRDQKWNPALAYLDKSLQYPVDKGMVLDSHFWKGEINSAADNLPQAIKSYESVINQRPSGANGTVAKTHYGLGYAYFNSQQYSKAEEQFRKFTENRQIIANKQQYDDAILRLGDCHYVQKRFGEAATTFQRAINEGNSGADYAYYRLAVVQNFQSRNQEALGQLDVLISRYPGSLYLEDALYQRGQIYMEETSYKAASVSFTDLLSTKPNSPFVPYALEGRAVANFSLQNYEQTIQDYSTILNNHPNAQNAETALKGLQETLALQGRSGEFSDYLSKYKGANPSNGSVQSLEFEAAKGAFFDKNYSQAVRSFENYLKSYPQSAQRADALYFLGDSYMQLGDTDKALAQFKTLEREPASPQRIRAMQKLGMIELERGNYAQAIPYLETSVQNARSKPEEAEAIQGLMVANFETKNYQQAITQAERLSKLDGVIPETSPKALLIKAKSQRELNQKPLSELTLTALVNDYKTEQGAEGLYLLAFALQEKGEVTESNELIFDQSGPFVNYDYWYGRIFLLLADNYVKSGEEFQAKATLESIVENSTNAEIKEMAQSKLQTLN, encoded by the coding sequence ATGAAATATCACCTTGTGCTCCTGGCGGGCCTTGGACTTAGTTTAGAGGCATATTCTCAATCTACCCTCTATCAGACCAGTCCCCAACAGAAGCTAGATCACAATCTGGCTCTTTTTGACAAGCAGCTTTTTTCTGCAAGTATCTATGACAATACAAGACTTCTGGAAGAGTCTGTAAATTCAGGGCAGGCAAAAGCGGCGGAATTGAACAGGGCTATGGCAGCACTGCAGCTGGAAAGCCCCGATGGTGCCGGCTTAATGAAAAAGTATATTTATGACCATGGAAATGATCCTTCCGTGACTACTGCGGGTTTGTATCTGGGAGATCATTTTTTCTTCAAAAGAAATTTTGCGGAGGCAATAGAGAGCTACGAATTGGTCGACGCAAAGAAGTTGCCTGCGGCTGATCAGGCCGAAGTGTTGTTCAAGCAGGGATATGCCCATTTTCAGATGAACCAATATGCTCAAGCCGCAACTTTTTTCGATGCGGGTAAAGCGCTAAACCAGCAGGCGAGTTTTGATTCTTATTATTATAGCGGCTTCATTGCAATGGAAAATGGCAACACTTCCAAAGCCATTTCAGATCTTCAGACTGCATCCCAATCCCCCTACTATGCAGATAAGGTTCCATATCTATTGGCAGCTCTTTACTACAAGCAGGGAAATTATGATCAACTGATCAGCTTTGCCGAACCGAAACTGACAAGTGGGCAAAATCTAGAGAAAAAAGAAATAATTTATTTGTACTTAGCTGAGGCATATTATGCCAAAAAGAACTTCCCTAAAGCTGCTGAAAACTACGATGCTTTCATCAACTCCCGCAAGGGGGAGTTAGGGAGAGAGGAAATCTATAAAGCCGGGATCGCTCAGTTTGAAATCAAAAACTATCAACGGGCTACCGATTACCTGAAAGTATCTGCATCGGCGACTGATGAAATAGGACAGGCTTCCAGTTACTATCTTGCCCAGGCATACCTTAAGCTTGAAAATTATCAATTTGCTTCTACAAGTTTTCAGTCAGCAGCCAAATCTGATTTTAACATGGCGATTAAGGAAGAATCCATATTCAACTATGCCAAAGTAAATCTCCAGAAAGGCAGTTTCCAATCTGCGATCACCGCTTTGGATGAATATGTAGCTAACTATCCTTCTGGAAAATATAGGACTGAAGCTGAGAATTTACTCTCAGAAGCACTTGTAAATACCAACGATTACCTCCGGGCCATAGAGCAGATGGATAAGATATCCAATAAATCTCCGCGAATCCGGGAAGCTTATCAGAAAGTAGCTTTTTATCAGGCGATGGTTTATTACCGCGATCAAAAGTGGAATCCAGCACTGGCTTACCTTGATAAATCACTGCAATATCCGGTAGATAAAGGTATGGTTTTGGATTCTCACTTCTGGAAAGGAGAGATCAATTCTGCAGCAGATAATTTGCCCCAGGCAATTAAATCCTACGAATCGGTGATTAATCAGCGTCCATCCGGTGCAAACGGCACAGTCGCCAAAACCCATTATGGACTTGGCTATGCTTATTTCAACTCGCAGCAATATTCAAAAGCTGAGGAGCAGTTCAGAAAATTCACAGAGAACAGACAGATTATTGCCAACAAGCAGCAATACGACGATGCGATTTTGAGATTGGGGGATTGTCACTACGTACAGAAGAGATTTGGAGAAGCAGCCACTACTTTTCAGCGGGCGATCAATGAAGGGAATTCGGGAGCGGATTATGCTTACTATCGATTGGCAGTAGTACAGAATTTTCAGTCTAGGAATCAGGAAGCCTTGGGACAGTTGGATGTGTTGATTTCCCGCTATCCGGGCAGTTTGTATTTGGAAGATGCGCTTTATCAGCGTGGACAGATCTATATGGAGGAGACCAGCTACAAGGCAGCCTCTGTTTCTTTCACTGATTTGCTGAGCACTAAACCAAATAGTCCATTTGTGCCCTATGCTTTGGAAGGTAGAGCCGTGGCAAATTTTTCACTTCAGAATTACGAGCAGACCATCCAAGATTACAGTACGATCTTGAATAATCACCCAAATGCCCAAAACGCAGAAACTGCGCTAAAAGGACTTCAGGAAACGCTCGCTCTTCAGGGAAGATCAGGCGAGTTTTCTGACTATCTAAGCAAATACAAAGGGGCTAATCCAAGTAATGGAAGTGTACAGTCTCTTGAATTTGAAGCAGCAAAAGGAGCGTTTTTCGACAAAAATTATTCACAGGCAGTTAGAAGCTTCGAAAATTATCTGAAAAGCTATCCTCAATCAGCTCAGCGGGCTGATGCACTGTATTTCTTGGGAGACAGCTATATGCAGCTTGGCGATACTGATAAGGCATTGGCACAGTTCAAGACTCTAGAAAGAGAGCCTGCTTCTCCTCAGCGAATCCGTGCTATGCAGAAACTGGGTATGATAGAATTGGAAAGAGGAAACTATGCGCAGGCAATTCCATACTTGGAGACTTCTGTTCAAAATGCCCGTAGCAAGCCTGAGGAAGCAGAGGCTATTCAGGGATTGATGGTTGCCAACTTTGAAACGAAGAACTACCAACAGGCAATTACACAGGCAGAGCGCTTATCCAAGCTGGACGGAGTGATCCCTGAAACGTCTCCCAAAGCTTTGCTTATCAAAGCAAAATCTCAGCGTGAATTGAATCAGAAGCCACTGTCTGAATTGACGTTGACGGCTTTGGTGAACGATTACAAGACAGAGCAGGGGGCTGAAGGGCTTTATTTATTGGCATTCGCTTTACAGGAAAAGGGTGAAGTGACAGAATCCAACGAGTTAATATTTGATCAGTCGGGTCCATTTGTCAATTATGATTATTGGTATGGAAGAATCTTTTTGCTGCTGGCGGATAATTATGTGAAGAGCGGGGAGGAGTTTCAGGCGAAAGCAACCTTGGAATCTATAGTAGAAAATTCTACAAATGCTGAAATCAAAGAAATGGCTCAATCCAAACTTCAAACGCTTAATTAA
- a CDS encoding TonB-dependent receptor produces the protein MKKLAKTILLTGIIGLTSGWGMAQTQQRGAVTDQEFVIRKDRVLTVPVQPRMYEKLPVLPKPTGLSEYNYLVTSYPLNLKPLDLKAEPSQKVYTPKRLDLYPGYIRAGYGNFSSPLLEARYMGTDIADFNYSFQLNHQSFGKGPVLQEESKESHTDLGFDGSYFTDFFEVFGGLSWNQDSYQFYGQDPNQLTDENGRFVGFDGNVLQAVEVKAGIRELEKVGPFSYEGQLSFRNFTDSYMVKENQIGVAASGTFRPTDDWAGKVGLSYFSTSPEDVNYSLKRTYFAIRPTISYKYEAFNFTAGVNLVSENDSLENKSSDFHVFPVLKANYRFAEEFGFFAELSGDVQRNTYYSFVNENPFLGPSEQLLNTVQNYKIEAGIEGQFQGAFSYRGAVNVSRYNQMHFFVNNYSNNLVTSDSARFSLVYDDKTTVYNINAELGYKFSDIYSLNGRLDLYQYDLGTQVEPWNRPIWELRVNNQVTPIERLIVQANLNLMGGIKARGADLSDTSDSGPYDVVKLKTIADLQLKADYGITDRISIFAEGNNILNGKNMRWLNYPVRGIQFVGGASFKF, from the coding sequence ATGAAAAAGCTAGCGAAAACTATCCTTTTGACAGGAATTATCGGTTTGACATCCGGATGGGGCATGGCACAGACCCAGCAAAGAGGCGCAGTGACTGATCAGGAATTTGTGATCCGTAAAGACCGGGTACTCACTGTGCCTGTTCAGCCAAGAATGTATGAAAAATTACCAGTATTGCCGAAACCGACGGGTTTAAGTGAATATAATTACTTGGTGACAAGCTATCCTTTGAATCTTAAACCTTTGGATCTGAAAGCTGAACCTTCCCAGAAAGTTTATACACCTAAACGTTTGGATTTATATCCAGGCTACATACGTGCTGGCTACGGAAATTTTTCTTCTCCGCTGTTGGAGGCCAGATACATGGGGACGGATATCGCCGATTTCAATTACTCATTCCAGCTCAATCACCAGAGTTTTGGAAAAGGTCCTGTGTTGCAAGAAGAGTCCAAGGAATCCCATACTGATTTAGGATTTGATGGCAGTTACTTTACAGACTTTTTCGAAGTGTTCGGTGGGCTCAGTTGGAATCAGGATAGTTATCAGTTCTATGGGCAGGATCCCAATCAACTTACGGATGAAAATGGTCGGTTTGTAGGGTTTGACGGAAATGTGCTTCAAGCCGTTGAGGTGAAAGCAGGTATTCGGGAACTTGAAAAGGTAGGCCCTTTTTCCTACGAAGGCCAATTGAGTTTTAGGAACTTCACAGATAGCTATATGGTCAAGGAGAACCAGATCGGGGTAGCAGCAAGTGGAACCTTCAGGCCTACTGATGATTGGGCTGGGAAGGTAGGTTTGTCTTATTTTTCCACCAGTCCTGAAGATGTGAATTATTCGTTGAAGAGGACGTATTTTGCTATCCGTCCTACGATTTCATACAAGTACGAGGCGTTTAATTTCACAGCAGGAGTAAACCTTGTTTCTGAGAATGATTCACTGGAGAATAAATCAAGTGATTTTCATGTGTTTCCCGTGCTGAAAGCTAATTACCGGTTCGCTGAAGAGTTTGGCTTTTTCGCCGAATTATCCGGAGATGTACAGCGAAATACCTACTACAGTTTTGTGAATGAAAATCCTTTTTTGGGACCAAGTGAGCAATTGCTCAATACGGTTCAGAATTACAAAATCGAAGCAGGTATCGAAGGCCAGTTTCAAGGTGCATTCAGTTATAGAGGAGCAGTCAATGTGAGTCGCTATAATCAGATGCATTTCTTTGTGAATAATTACTCAAACAATCTGGTAACATCCGATTCAGCAAGGTTTAGCCTAGTATATGATGATAAGACCACGGTTTATAATATCAATGCAGAACTTGGGTACAAATTTTCTGATATTTATTCTCTCAATGGAAGACTGGATCTGTATCAGTACGATCTGGGCACGCAAGTTGAACCTTGGAATAGACCCATCTGGGAATTGAGAGTCAATAATCAGGTAACTCCAATTGAGCGATTGATCGTGCAGGCAAATTTGAATTTGATGGGAGGGATAAAAGCCCGTGGGGCTGACTTGAGTGACACATCAGATTCGGGGCCTTACGATGTGGTTAAATTGAAGACAATCGCTGATTTGCAGTTGAAAGCGGATTATGGGATCACTGATCGGATCTCGATTTTTGCCGAAGGCAATAATATCCTGAACGGTAAAAATATGCGTTGGCTGAATTATCCCGTAAGAGGAATCCAGTTTGTCGGAGGAGCGTCCTTTAAATTCTAA
- a CDS encoding MotA/TolQ/ExbB proton channel family protein — MILLQTLSTDTLSAADSLAMGATKDTIGLLDLLIKGGYMMVPLYLLFILAIFIFVERLLTLNKASKTSAHLMDQVKVLVQSGQTEKAKILCAGEHTPVANMIAKGIERIGSPLKNIEVAIENVGKIEIYKLEKNLNLLATVSGAAPMIGFLGTVAGMIQAFIAIAQEEGMVSPKLLSEGIYEAMITTAAGLVVGIIAYLGYNFLVSKVSKLVHNMEYSSIEFIDLLQD; from the coding sequence ATGATTTTACTTCAAACGCTCTCTACAGATACTCTTTCTGCAGCAGACAGCCTGGCGATGGGTGCCACCAAGGACACTATTGGTCTTCTGGATCTTTTGATCAAAGGCGGCTACATGATGGTTCCGCTTTACCTATTGTTTATTCTGGCGATTTTTATCTTTGTAGAGCGTTTACTTACGCTCAATAAAGCCTCTAAAACCTCAGCACATCTGATGGATCAGGTAAAAGTACTGGTTCAGAGTGGTCAAACGGAAAAAGCAAAAATCCTCTGTGCAGGTGAGCATACTCCTGTTGCCAATATGATTGCTAAAGGAATTGAGCGCATAGGGTCTCCATTAAAAAATATAGAAGTAGCTATCGAAAATGTAGGCAAAATAGAGATTTATAAGTTGGAGAAAAACTTGAATCTTCTCGCTACAGTATCCGGTGCAGCTCCAATGATTGGTTTCTTGGGAACTGTTGCCGGTATGATTCAAGCCTTTATTGCCATAGCTCAAGAAGAGGGTATGGTCTCACCGAAGCTACTATCAGAAGGTATTTATGAAGCGATGATCACTACTGCTGCAGGATTGGTAGTAGGTATTATTGCTTACTTGGGATATAATTTTCTGGTATCGAAGGTGTCCAAGCTTGTTCACAACATGGAATATTCTTCGATAGAATTTATTGACTTGCTACAAGATTGA
- a CDS encoding biopolymer transporter ExbD, protein MGLQAKNKVDPAFSMSSMTDIIFLLLIFFMLTSSFITPSGLPVNLPSSETSDIVMQEVTVTVTKDLKYSVNDRIVPREQIKGELTSLLKDKKSQVVLHIDKDVPVEYLVEIGGIAAGLEANVSIATKPF, encoded by the coding sequence ATGGGACTTCAGGCTAAAAATAAAGTTGATCCGGCATTCAGCATGTCATCCATGACAGATATTATATTTCTGTTATTAATCTTTTTTATGCTTACTTCTTCCTTCATTACCCCTTCGGGATTGCCTGTGAATTTACCTTCGAGCGAAACTTCAGATATCGTGATGCAGGAAGTTACCGTTACAGTGACTAAGGATCTTAAGTATTCTGTAAATGATAGGATCGTCCCAAGGGAACAAATCAAAGGAGAATTGACTTCTTTACTTAAGGACAAGAAAAGTCAGGTCGTGCTGCATATTGACAAGGATGTCCCAGTGGAGTATTTGGTGGAGATCGGAGGCATTGCAGCAGGATTGGAAGCAAATGTTTCTATCGCAACAAAACCATTCTAG
- a CDS encoding energy transducer TonB yields the protein MEYWNADKIENESKKKSWIITIIFNVLLLIALYFIVVWKQPVPPLPTFGLELNLGFTPTGSGERNSPNAPSEVPTPVVEAAAPGEIAPEVSKPATPAPSPKTETAKPAAQPKPSVNKAVTTKPSPIRGEEKATEQTKKPEPVKQEAAKPVETPAKAEEKETVQKAPEKPKIDQRAIFGAGGTSGKGTTPASGGAQGTSKEKGDEGDPKGTVDGRAIMGVGSGKGANSGDGYSLDLAGWDFAQRPNINDRVSTRNGRIVFKITIDDMGRVVQAVPLEYNVSNDVLAYYRQVVNQISFKKQGGAAAEFSTGKITFVVKVD from the coding sequence ATGGAATACTGGAACGCAGATAAAATAGAGAACGAAAGCAAGAAAAAATCGTGGATAATCACCATTATCTTCAACGTGTTGCTTTTGATTGCGCTCTATTTTATTGTGGTATGGAAGCAGCCCGTTCCGCCTTTGCCTACCTTCGGTCTGGAACTTAATCTTGGTTTTACACCGACTGGTTCCGGTGAACGGAATAGCCCTAACGCTCCCTCAGAAGTGCCTACACCGGTAGTAGAAGCAGCCGCTCCCGGAGAAATAGCCCCGGAAGTGAGTAAGCCAGCCACTCCGGCACCAAGCCCGAAAACAGAGACAGCTAAGCCTGCCGCACAACCCAAACCATCAGTAAACAAAGCTGTAACTACCAAACCATCGCCTATCAGAGGCGAGGAAAAGGCTACTGAGCAAACCAAAAAGCCTGAACCTGTAAAGCAAGAAGCTGCAAAGCCTGTGGAAACCCCGGCGAAAGCAGAAGAGAAAGAAACGGTGCAAAAAGCTCCTGAAAAACCAAAAATTGATCAGAGAGCCATCTTTGGTGCAGGAGGGACTTCGGGAAAAGGAACTACACCTGCCTCCGGCGGAGCTCAGGGAACGTCAAAAGAAAAAGGTGATGAAGGCGATCCGAAAGGAACCGTAGATGGAAGAGCCATTATGGGAGTAGGTTCCGGAAAAGGTGCCAATTCAGGTGATGGGTATAGCTTAGATCTTGCTGGATGGGACTTTGCTCAGCGTCCGAATATCAATGACAGAGTTTCCACCCGAAACGGTAGAATTGTTTTTAAGATCACCATTGACGATATGGGAAGAGTGGTACAGGCAGTTCCTTTGGAATATAATGTCTCAAATGATGTGCTGGCTTATTATCGTCAGGTAGTAAACCAGATATCATTTAAAAAACAAGGTGGTGCGGCTGCTGAGTTTTCTACCGGTAAAATCACATTTGTCGTTAAGGTAGATTAG